From one Verrucomicrobiota bacterium genomic stretch:
- a CDS encoding four helix bundle protein, whose product MSEPFENSEAWKSARILSNEVYALCRRSPLSKDFGLCDQLQRAAVSVMNNLAEGWETLHIAEKRQAYNYARRSCGEVRSMSYLLLDNKFILVSEQNELLQLCIKTGKLISGLMRSHRSRA is encoded by the coding sequence ATGAGTGAACCTTTTGAAAATTCGGAAGCCTGGAAGTCTGCCCGCATACTAAGCAATGAGGTTTATGCATTATGCAGACGCTCACCCCTTTCAAAGGACTTCGGCCTCTGCGACCAGCTGCAGCGCGCCGCTGTATCCGTAATGAATAATCTGGCTGAAGGATGGGAAACCCTTCACATCGCGGAAAAGCGTCAAGCCTACAACTATGCCCGACGCTCCTGCGGTGAAGTTCGATCGATGAGCTATCTGCTACTAGATAACAAATTCATTTTGGTATCAGAACAAAACGAACTTCTCCAACTCTGCATCAAGACTGGAAAACTGATCTCCGGACTCATGCGCTCTCATCGTTCACGCGCTTAA